A genomic window from Brachyspira sp. SAP_772 includes:
- a CDS encoding META domain-containing protein, translating to MKKILFLILAVMGAIFAVSCGQSSNTTTETANTTVITVDDLLGKEFALTNMYEGKTVTIAFSATNMLGGKSAVNNYFTGFSLDGNKLKLNALASTKMAGPEEDMAIENEYLQILNGADTIALDGDVLTITTTSGTNLIYTFTQNVEIVTNNQ from the coding sequence ATGAAAAAAATATTATTTTTAATTCTTGCTGTTATGGGAGCAATATTCGCAGTATCTTGCGGACAGTCTTCAAATACAACTACTGAAACAGCAAATACTACTGTAATTACAGTAGATGATTTATTAGGTAAAGAGTTCGCTCTTACTAATATGTATGAAGGAAAAACAGTAACTATTGCTTTTTCTGCTACTAACATGTTAGGCGGAAAATCTGCTGTTAATAACTATTTTACTGGATTTTCTTTGGATGGTAATAAATTAAAATTAAATGCATTAGCTTCTACTAAAATGGCTGGTCCTGAAGAAGATATGGCTATTGAAAATGAGTATTTACAAATATTAAATGGTGCTGATACTATTGCTTTAGATGGCGATGTATTAACTATTACTACTACTTCTGGTACTAACTTAATTTATACTTTTACTCAAAATGTAGAAATAGTAACTAATAATCAGTAA
- a CDS encoding ABC transporter ATP-binding protein, giving the protein MISVKNLTKYYDDFQALKGISFEIKSGEIVGILGPNGAGKSTTLRILTSYLSPTSGDAIIDGKSILDKDIEIKKIIGYLPESAPLYNDMCVFDYLVYMADIQELDRAKLSERLNYVVEACSLKEVISKPIGELSKGYKQRVGLAGAIIHDPKILILDEPTNGLDPNQIVEIRELIKELGKEKTVLISTHILSEVEATCSRAIIINKGTIIADNDPKHLSVDNKIASIKLSLKTNDNFETIKTKLNSLENIQDITLIEEIDNNIKTIIIKTTDKEPIEKVYKFIKNTDWIIYEFVKEKENLETVFHTLTKGEN; this is encoded by the coding sequence ATGATTTCTGTTAAGAATTTAACTAAGTATTATGATGATTTTCAAGCTTTGAAAGGAATTAGCTTTGAAATAAAATCTGGAGAGATTGTTGGAATATTAGGTCCTAATGGTGCTGGCAAATCCACAACTTTAAGAATATTAACATCATACCTTTCTCCTACAAGCGGAGATGCCATTATAGATGGAAAGAGTATTTTAGATAAAGATATAGAAATAAAAAAAATAATAGGGTACCTTCCAGAATCAGCTCCTTTATATAATGATATGTGTGTTTTTGATTATTTAGTTTATATGGCAGATATACAGGAGTTAGATAGAGCTAAATTATCAGAGAGACTTAATTATGTAGTAGAGGCTTGTTCGCTTAAAGAGGTAATATCAAAACCTATAGGAGAGCTTTCTAAGGGGTATAAACAGCGGGTAGGGCTTGCTGGAGCTATTATACATGACCCTAAAATACTTATATTAGATGAGCCTACAAACGGTCTTGACCCCAATCAGATTGTTGAAATTAGAGAGCTTATTAAAGAGCTTGGAAAAGAAAAAACTGTTTTAATATCTACACATATATTAAGTGAAGTTGAGGCTACCTGTTCTAGGGCTATTATTATAAACAAGGGAACTATTATTGCTGATAATGATCCTAAACATTTAAGCGTTGATAATAAAATAGCTTCTATTAAACTTTCTCTAAAAACTAATGATAATTTTGAAACTATAAAGACAAAGTTAAATAGTTTAGAAAATATTCAAGACATAACCTTAATTGAAGAAATTGATAATAATATAAAAACAATTATTATAAAAACAACAGACAAAGAGCCTATTGAAAAGGTGTACAAATTTATAAAAAACACAGATTGGATAATATATGAGTTCGTAAAAGAGAAAGAGAACTTAGAGACAGTATTCCACACTTTAACTAAAGGAGAAAATTAA